The Vanessa atalanta chromosome 2, ilVanAtal1.2, whole genome shotgun sequence genome has a segment encoding these proteins:
- the LOC125072607 gene encoding tRNA-uridine aminocarboxypropyltransferase 1, whose protein sequence is MNPKSLEARNRDDNPFEGLKISNSSTLDGVSNRSPCPRCGKSRMYFCYTCFVPVSCLEGRIPICSLPIKVDIIKHKREIDGKSTAAHAAVLAPCDVNVYTYPEIPEYVIDGRTVLLYPGTEARTVKELFTGKCNPQTYTQNVLAHLPSGYNVGTLMTKIFSHNNGNNEIYHAEELPINRLVLIDSTWNQSRGIFADKRLQKIPQIVLQNRISQFWRHQKGSPRWYLSTIEALHQLLLELHMNAWGRSILYENELTKHFPIHTQENHTLCKPYDGQYDNLLYFFKYMYEKLHTLYKHDDLLAYKRPMEI, encoded by the exons atgaacCCTAAAAGTCTTGAAGCAAGAAATCGTGATGATAATCCATTTGAAGGACTTAAAATATCGAATTCAAGTACATTAGATGGTGTAAGCAATCGTAGCCCATGCCCACGTTGTGGCAAATCCCGAATGTATTTTTGCTATACATGCTTTGTTCCCGTGTCCTGTTTAGAAGGTCGCATTCCGATATGTAGT ctgCCAATAAAAGTTGATATAATCAAACACAAACGTGAAATAGACGGTAAAAGCACCGCAGCCCATGCCGCTGTCTTAGCGCCTTGTGATGTTAATGTCTATACATATCCTGAAATACCGGAATATGTAATAGATGGGAGAACAGTTTTGTTATATCCAGGAACAGAAGCTCGCACTGTTAAAGAGTTGTTTACGGGTAAATGCAACCCTCAGACTTACACTCAAAATGTTTTAGCTCATTTGCCTTCTGGATATAATGTTGGTACTTTGATGACAAAAATCTTCAGTCATAATAATGGTAATAACGAAATATATCATGCAGAAGAATTACCAATTAATCGGTTAGTTTTAATTGATAGTACATGGAATCAGAGTCGAGGAATATTTGCAGACAaaagattacaaaaaatacctcaaattgttttacaaaatagaATATCTCAGTTTTGGCGCCATCAAAAGGGAAGTCCCAGGTGGTATCTTTCAACAATTGAAGCATTGCATCAGTTATTATTGGAGTTACATATGAATGCTTGGGGTCGTAGTATACTCTATGAAAATGAACTTACTAAACATTTTCCAATACACACACAAGAAAATCATACTTTATGCAAACCATATGATGGCCAATATGAcaaccttttatattttttcaaatatatgtatgaaaaattaCACACTTTATATAAACATGATGATCTACTAGCTTACAAAAGACCCAtggaaatataa
- the LOC125072594 gene encoding F-box-like/WD repeat-containing protein TBL1X isoform X1, with amino-acid sequence MSFSIDEVNFLVYRYLQESGFHHSAYTFGIESHISQSNINGALVPPAALLNILQKGLQYTEAEITIGEDGTETRLTESLSLIDAVTPDIVAARQNAHNAQKQANKEPGSGGEQNGVDTINLQGTTCTAATTTGGAATPSAPENMDVDQSIEIPASKATVLRGHESEVFICAWNPSTDLLASGSGDSTARIWDMSDNPATTPNQLVLRHCIQKGGAEVPSNKDVTSLDWNCDGNLLATGSYDGYARIWTTDGTLASTLGQHKGPIFALKWNKRGNYILSAGVDKTTIIWDAASGQCTQQFSFHAAPALDVDWQTNTAFASCSTDQCIHVCRLHVDKPIKSFQGHTNEVNAIKWDPQGQLLASCSDDMTLKIWSMKQDTCVHDLKAHSKEIYTIKWSPTGPGTQNPNMNLILASASFDSTVRLWDVERGVCIHTLTKHTEPVYSVAFSPDGKFLASGSFDKCVHIWSTQTGGLVHSYKGTGGIFEVCWNSRGTKVGASASDGSVFVLDLRKL; translated from the exons ATGAGTTTTTCAATAGATGAAGTGAATTTTCTCGTGTACCGATACTTACAAGAATCTG GTTTTCATCATTCGGCGTACACATTTGGAATTGAGTCTCACATTTCTCAAAGTAACATAAACGGAGCTCTAGTACCTCCAGCcgctttattgaatatattgcaAAAAGGTCTTCAATATACTGAAGCCGAAATAACTATTGGAGAAGatg GCACAGAAACTCGTCTCACAGAAAGCCTTAGTTTAATTGATGCAGTTACACCTGACATTGTTGCTGCTCGACAAAATGCTCACAATGCACAAAAACAAGCTAATAAAGAACCAGGCTCAGGCGGGGAACAAAATGGTGTTGAT aCAATCAATCTCCAGGGAACTACATGTACTGCAGCTACAACAACAGGTGGAGCTGCAACTCCAAGTGCCCCCGAGAATATGGATGTAGATCAGTCAATTGAAATACCTGCTAGTAAAGCAACAGTTCTTAGAGGACATGAATCAGAAGTATTTATATGTGCATGGAATCCCAGCACAGATCTTTTGGCAAGTGGCTCAGGAGACAGTACAGCTAG gATATGGGACATGTCAGATAATCCTGCCACTACTCCTAACCAGCTGGTTTTGAGGCATTGTATTCAAAAAGGTGGAGCAGAAGTGCCCAGTAATAAGGATGTCACATCATTGGATTGGAAT tgtgATGGTAACCTTCTAGCAACTGGATCATATGATGGTTATGCTCGCATATGGACAACAGATGGCACATTAGCTTCCACTCTAGGTCAACATAAGGGCCCAATTTTTGCTCTCAAATGGAACAAACGAGGAAATTACATTTTGAGTGCTGGG GTTGACAAGACAACAATTATTTGGGATGCAGCATCAGGGCAATGCACACAGCAGTTTTCATTCCATGCAGCACCAGCACTGGATGTTGATTGGCAAACAAATACTGCATTTGCATCATGCTCCACGGATCAATGTATACATGTCTGCAGACTTCATGTAGATAAACCTATAAAGAGCTTCCAAGGCCACACA aatgaaGTAAATGCAATTAAATGGGATCCTCAAGGACAATTACTTGCTTCTTGCTCAGATGACATGACACTTAAAATATGGTCAATGAAACAAGACACATGTGTTCATGATTTGAAAGCTCACTCCAAggaaatatatactataaagtGGTCTCCAACTGGACCAGGTACACAAAATCCTAACATGAATTTGATACTTGCCAGTGCATCTTTTGATTCAACGGTACGCTTATGGGATGTAGAAAGAGGAGTTTGTATTCACACACTTACAAAACACACGGAGCCTGTCTACAGTGTTGCAttttcacctgatggaaaatttTTAGCCAGTGGTTCATTCGATAAATGTGTACACATATGGTCAACCCAAACAGGAGGCTTAGTTCATTCTTATAAAGGCACAGGAGGTATCTTCGAGGTGTGTTGGAATTCTAGAGGTACTAAAGTAGGAGCAAGTGCTAGTGATGGAAGTGTTTTTGTCTTAGATTTAcgcaagttataa
- the LOC125072594 gene encoding F-box-like/WD repeat-containing protein TBL1X isoform X2 yields the protein MSFSIDEVNFLVYRYLQESGFHHSAYTFGIESHISQSNINGALVPPAALLNILQKGLQYTEAEITIGEDGTETRLTESLSLIDAVTPDIVAARQNAHNAQKQANKEPGSGGEQNGVDGTTCTAATTTGGAATPSAPENMDVDQSIEIPASKATVLRGHESEVFICAWNPSTDLLASGSGDSTARIWDMSDNPATTPNQLVLRHCIQKGGAEVPSNKDVTSLDWNCDGNLLATGSYDGYARIWTTDGTLASTLGQHKGPIFALKWNKRGNYILSAGVDKTTIIWDAASGQCTQQFSFHAAPALDVDWQTNTAFASCSTDQCIHVCRLHVDKPIKSFQGHTNEVNAIKWDPQGQLLASCSDDMTLKIWSMKQDTCVHDLKAHSKEIYTIKWSPTGPGTQNPNMNLILASASFDSTVRLWDVERGVCIHTLTKHTEPVYSVAFSPDGKFLASGSFDKCVHIWSTQTGGLVHSYKGTGGIFEVCWNSRGTKVGASASDGSVFVLDLRKL from the exons ATGAGTTTTTCAATAGATGAAGTGAATTTTCTCGTGTACCGATACTTACAAGAATCTG GTTTTCATCATTCGGCGTACACATTTGGAATTGAGTCTCACATTTCTCAAAGTAACATAAACGGAGCTCTAGTACCTCCAGCcgctttattgaatatattgcaAAAAGGTCTTCAATATACTGAAGCCGAAATAACTATTGGAGAAGatg GCACAGAAACTCGTCTCACAGAAAGCCTTAGTTTAATTGATGCAGTTACACCTGACATTGTTGCTGCTCGACAAAATGCTCACAATGCACAAAAACAAGCTAATAAAGAACCAGGCTCAGGCGGGGAACAAAATGGTGTTGAT GGAACTACATGTACTGCAGCTACAACAACAGGTGGAGCTGCAACTCCAAGTGCCCCCGAGAATATGGATGTAGATCAGTCAATTGAAATACCTGCTAGTAAAGCAACAGTTCTTAGAGGACATGAATCAGAAGTATTTATATGTGCATGGAATCCCAGCACAGATCTTTTGGCAAGTGGCTCAGGAGACAGTACAGCTAG gATATGGGACATGTCAGATAATCCTGCCACTACTCCTAACCAGCTGGTTTTGAGGCATTGTATTCAAAAAGGTGGAGCAGAAGTGCCCAGTAATAAGGATGTCACATCATTGGATTGGAAT tgtgATGGTAACCTTCTAGCAACTGGATCATATGATGGTTATGCTCGCATATGGACAACAGATGGCACATTAGCTTCCACTCTAGGTCAACATAAGGGCCCAATTTTTGCTCTCAAATGGAACAAACGAGGAAATTACATTTTGAGTGCTGGG GTTGACAAGACAACAATTATTTGGGATGCAGCATCAGGGCAATGCACACAGCAGTTTTCATTCCATGCAGCACCAGCACTGGATGTTGATTGGCAAACAAATACTGCATTTGCATCATGCTCCACGGATCAATGTATACATGTCTGCAGACTTCATGTAGATAAACCTATAAAGAGCTTCCAAGGCCACACA aatgaaGTAAATGCAATTAAATGGGATCCTCAAGGACAATTACTTGCTTCTTGCTCAGATGACATGACACTTAAAATATGGTCAATGAAACAAGACACATGTGTTCATGATTTGAAAGCTCACTCCAAggaaatatatactataaagtGGTCTCCAACTGGACCAGGTACACAAAATCCTAACATGAATTTGATACTTGCCAGTGCATCTTTTGATTCAACGGTACGCTTATGGGATGTAGAAAGAGGAGTTTGTATTCACACACTTACAAAACACACGGAGCCTGTCTACAGTGTTGCAttttcacctgatggaaaatttTTAGCCAGTGGTTCATTCGATAAATGTGTACACATATGGTCAACCCAAACAGGAGGCTTAGTTCATTCTTATAAAGGCACAGGAGGTATCTTCGAGGTGTGTTGGAATTCTAGAGGTACTAAAGTAGGAGCAAGTGCTAGTGATGGAAGTGTTTTTGTCTTAGATTTAcgcaagttataa